The region GCCATACTATCCAGATACGGTAAGAGAGTCTATATCTTAAGGGCCGGAGGGTCGTTTAAAAATAGTTTCTGGGCTAAAGAGATAGTGGCTTTACTCAAGAAGAGCGAGCTGGACTTCCTGATATCTAGACCTATACCCCCTGAGCCTGAGGTATCTATTGTTAGAGAGCTGATAAGAGAGGCCAGGTCTTTTAAGGCTGATATTATCTGCGGGATAGGCGGGGGCAGCGTTATGGACGCGGCAAAGATGACGGCAGCATGCTTTAACGAGAAGTTTAAGAATATCTCTGAGTATCTATATTCCAAGAAGATAGAGTCGAGAGGGGTAAAGTGTGTATTGTTAACTACAACTTCCGGTTCCGGTTCTGAGGTCTCAAGCAGCGTTGTCTTAGGAGATAGTTCAAGAGGGGAGAAGCGGGGAGTACGGGATCAGAAGCTAATAGCGGATCTAGCTATAATAGACCCGGTAGTTACTCTTACTTTAGGAAGAGATGTTACTCTTTATTCCGCTTTAGATGCTTTGACACACGCAGTTGAGGCCTATGTCTCAACTGATGTTGACGTAGCAAG is a window of Candidatus Kaelpia imicola DNA encoding:
- a CDS encoding iron-containing alcohol dehydrogenase — translated: MKSILPKELIIASNAYKNIGAILSRYGKRVYILRAGGSFKNSFWAKEIVALLKKSELDFLISRPIPPEPEVSIVRELIREARSFKADIICGIGGGSVMDAAKMTAACFNEKFKNISEYLYSKKIESRGVKCVLLTTTSGSGSEVSSSVVLGDSSRGEKRGVRDQKLIADLAIIDPVVTLTLGRDVTLYSALDALTHAVEAYVSTDVDVASSILARRASEIIYKNLSRALKEPRDMLFRQRLSYASLFAALAFSSSGLGLAHALSHPIGMAYGLSHGLVNAVIIPHVVEFNYSVAKESYQDLIFDKRYKSLYNLLKSWLKKLGIPSSFKELGLKIDNKLKDKIASATLNSGVLKYNPKGVKEEDIYYILERLWVR